In the Pseudodesulfovibrio senegalensis genome, one interval contains:
- the lgt gene encoding prolipoprotein diacylglyceryl transferase, with protein MQPLLLEIGPVAIYAYGVFVAAAFLAGMGWTMHEAGLRGLDKTRVPALGLSIIAGGILGARLLYICIDPQRFINDPLEIPAIWNGGLVFSGGLAGGVLAGWLTLRKQPHKMQWADAMAPGLALGQCIGRIGCLMAGCCYGSMCTLPWAITFTNPQSLAPLYRPLHPTQLYHSLSGLLTFLILIMVRKRLKRPGDATGLFLVLFSVQRFVIEFFRADYRGEIGMFSATQVVTGVFCLLGLILLLKNHARSKRNV; from the coding sequence ATGCAACCCCTGCTGCTTGAAATAGGACCGGTCGCCATTTACGCCTATGGCGTATTTGTGGCAGCCGCCTTTCTGGCTGGGATGGGTTGGACCATGCACGAAGCCGGCTTACGCGGACTGGACAAAACCAGGGTTCCCGCTCTCGGCCTGTCCATTATTGCGGGCGGAATTCTAGGGGCTCGCCTGCTCTATATCTGTATTGACCCGCAACGGTTCATCAATGATCCGCTGGAAATACCTGCCATCTGGAACGGCGGGCTGGTCTTCTCGGGCGGACTCGCCGGCGGCGTGCTGGCCGGATGGTTGACGCTACGCAAACAGCCGCACAAAATGCAGTGGGCGGACGCCATGGCACCGGGCCTTGCTCTGGGCCAATGCATTGGAAGAATAGGTTGCCTCATGGCCGGATGCTGCTATGGAAGCATGTGCACACTGCCCTGGGCAATAACATTCACAAATCCGCAAAGCCTTGCACCGCTCTACCGCCCCTTGCACCCGACCCAGCTTTATCACAGCCTCTCGGGACTGCTGACTTTCCTTATTCTCATCATGGTCCGCAAACGCCTGAAACGTCCGGGAGACGCCACAGGGCTGTTTCTTGTGCTCTTTTCTGTACAACGTTTCGTGATCGAATTCTTCCGGGCGGACTATCGCGGTGAAATCGGCATGTTCAGTGCAACACAGGTCGTCACCGGAGTATTTTGTCTACTCGGTCTGATCCTGCTTTTAAAAAATCATGCAAGGAGTAAACGCAATGTTTGA
- a CDS encoding PLDc N-terminal domain-containing protein, producing the protein MFDKLGAVTPLQWGLAALVVLLFFAFSARCILDAWNRDFGSSGEKAAWIQVIIFIPILGALAYLLIGKNRGEQS; encoded by the coding sequence ATGTTTGACAAGCTCGGAGCGGTCACCCCGCTGCAATGGGGGCTTGCCGCCCTTGTCGTCTTGCTGTTCTTCGCGTTCAGCGCACGATGCATTCTCGATGCCTGGAACCGCGATTTTGGTTCATCCGGAGAAAAAGCCGCCTGGATTCAGGTAATTATTTTCATTCCAATTCTCGGCGCGCTGGCTTATCTTCTCATTGGTAAAAACAGAGGAGAGCAATCGTGA
- a CDS encoding tetratricopeptide repeat protein, which yields MNKSLRNIILALAGTALLSGLGCASKTDVESMQAANRRTSAEQRKMIMQLEQELSEARAALRNEIEKSNDPVRQKTADIWVELNSLRQDFAQLKGDLEVMEIRMDRQVGQSNSTSTVPALEQRIDNMAFALENQLNVDLSAAKQTPATTPVTTAASPAPEKQPAKQAEAKDPAKALYDNAYALYKDGKYEKARSYWAEFVKTFPRNKLVASALFWQGQSYYKMKNYSRAALLYDDVIQKHPKSSKFRAAKLKQGFCLHYLGKDKVARFLLEELIADYPKSVEAKQAKNFLTKLK from the coding sequence GTGAACAAATCATTGAGAAATATCATCCTTGCCCTTGCGGGCACGGCACTGCTTTCCGGTTTGGGCTGCGCATCCAAAACCGATGTGGAATCCATGCAGGCCGCCAACCGCAGAACCAGTGCAGAACAGCGCAAAATGATCATGCAGTTGGAGCAGGAACTTTCCGAAGCACGTGCAGCACTGCGCAATGAAATTGAAAAATCCAACGATCCTGTGCGCCAGAAAACCGCCGACATATGGGTTGAGCTGAACAGCCTGCGCCAGGATTTTGCCCAACTCAAGGGCGACCTGGAAGTCATGGAGATCAGGATGGACCGCCAAGTGGGGCAAAGCAACTCCACCTCCACAGTCCCTGCCCTTGAACAACGCATCGACAACATGGCCTTTGCTCTGGAAAACCAACTGAACGTGGACCTCTCGGCAGCAAAGCAGACTCCGGCAACCACGCCCGTGACAACCGCGGCAAGCCCGGCTCCGGAAAAGCAACCTGCCAAGCAGGCGGAAGCCAAAGACCCGGCAAAGGCGCTCTACGACAACGCCTATGCCTTGTACAAGGACGGCAAATACGAAAAGGCGCGCTCCTACTGGGCCGAATTCGTCAAAACGTTCCCCAGGAACAAGCTCGTTGCCAGCGCCCTTTTCTGGCAGGGGCAGTCCTATTACAAAATGAAAAATTACTCACGAGCGGCACTTCTGTATGATGACGTCATCCAGAAGCATCCCAAAAGCTCCAAATTCCGGGCGGCCAAACTCAAACAGGGATTCTGCCTGCACTATCTCGGCAAGGACAAGGTTGCCAGATTCCTGCTTGAGGAACTCATCGCCGACTACCCAAAATCCGTGGAAGCCAAGCAGGCCAAAAACTTCCTCACCAAGTTGAAATAG
- a CDS encoding 4Fe-4S binding protein gives MKEVVKGFRKIVYLTFPPDVSGRPVVCNLGKLFELSFNILKADISPRHEGTMTLEISGLEPDFHKGVSYLKENGVRIIPVAHKIFRDEESCIHCGLCTSMCPTSALTVDKGTRMVTFDVDKCSACGMCTRVCPVRAMTLDLDENNRQ, from the coding sequence ATGAAAGAAGTAGTCAAGGGTTTCAGAAAAATCGTCTATTTGACCTTCCCGCCGGACGTTTCCGGCAGGCCGGTGGTGTGCAACCTGGGCAAGCTGTTCGAGTTGAGCTTCAACATTCTCAAGGCGGACATCAGCCCACGCCACGAAGGCACCATGACGCTCGAAATATCCGGCCTTGAGCCGGACTTTCACAAGGGCGTCAGTTACCTCAAGGAAAACGGCGTACGCATCATACCGGTGGCGCACAAGATCTTCCGGGATGAAGAGAGCTGCATTCACTGCGGCCTGTGCACCTCCATGTGTCCCACCAGTGCGCTGACCGTGGACAAGGGAACCCGCATGGTCACCTTTGACGTGGATAAATGTTCCGCCTGCGGCATGTGCACCCGGGTCTGTCCGGTTCGGGCCATGACCCTGGATCTTGACGAAAACAACAGACAGTAA
- a CDS encoding PilZ domain-containing protein, whose protein sequence is MDSEKRSFSRVETRLLAYARKTDSLDTPPRFNATPALGSCSRDELIRSAKLPEALVTFLCELDKKTDQIISLLSQDQIRSEFPLSLEITELSGAGARFSCPAPLSSDDNLEVIIILNNFPLRVSATKAHIVGRQDDSGLYRMEYVNIREADMETIIQYVFQRQREMIRNSKRDSA, encoded by the coding sequence ATGGACAGCGAAAAACGATCGTTTTCCCGAGTGGAGACCCGCCTGTTGGCGTATGCACGCAAAACGGATTCGCTGGACACTCCGCCCCGGTTCAATGCCACCCCGGCCCTGGGGTCCTGCAGCCGAGACGAACTCATACGAAGCGCCAAGCTTCCCGAAGCCCTCGTCACCTTCCTGTGCGAACTGGACAAGAAAACCGACCAGATCATCAGCCTGTTGAGTCAGGACCAGATTCGCTCAGAATTTCCCTTATCACTCGAAATCACCGAACTCTCTGGCGCAGGAGCACGATTTTCCTGCCCAGCCCCTCTGAGCAGCGACGACAACCTTGAAGTCATTATCATCCTGAACAACTTCCCTCTGCGCGTTTCGGCGACAAAAGCCCACATTGTCGGGAGGCAGGATGACTCGGGTCTATACCGCATGGAATATGTGAACATCCGTGAAGCCGATATGGAGACGATCATTCAATATGTTTTCCAAAGGCAAAGGGAAATGATCCGCAACTCCAAGCGGGATTCAGCGTAA
- a CDS encoding protein phosphatase CheZ: MNSNEQIIREMMDKVSDQLVENLKESITASVQKEIAANLSTALLEGEFYRRVNEDLQQGLKEIYQEVKAAKGGTKVVPQFETEIDPEELFNETSDQLDAVLRTTEKAAVDIIDIVENLQDMSTTVDRIVKGFESGGVTKEDREQLKSINNTLMNDLSQIMVTLSFQDLTGQRIKIIINSIRKVEQIVREVMLSTGLMIRQRKEEPEKDIQSLSEEAKTKASDLAGPQEETDQSNVDDLLSSLGLD; this comes from the coding sequence ATGAATTCAAACGAACAGATCATCAGAGAGATGATGGACAAGGTCTCCGACCAGCTGGTTGAAAACCTCAAGGAATCCATCACTGCTTCCGTCCAAAAAGAAATAGCCGCCAACCTGTCCACAGCCCTTCTTGAGGGTGAATTCTACCGCCGGGTCAATGAAGACCTGCAGCAGGGCCTCAAGGAAATATACCAGGAAGTAAAGGCAGCCAAAGGCGGGACCAAGGTCGTGCCGCAGTTCGAAACCGAAATTGATCCCGAAGAACTGTTCAACGAAACCTCGGACCAGCTTGACGCCGTGCTCAGAACCACGGAAAAAGCCGCCGTGGACATTATCGACATCGTGGAAAACCTTCAGGACATGTCCACCACCGTGGACCGCATCGTCAAAGGGTTCGAGTCCGGCGGTGTGACCAAGGAAGACAGAGAGCAACTGAAAAGCATCAACAACACCCTGATGAACGATCTCTCCCAGATCATGGTCACCCTGAGCTTCCAGGACCTCACGGGCCAACGCATCAAAATCATCATCAACTCCATCCGCAAGGTCGAACAGATCGTTCGCGAGGTCATGCTCTCCACAGGACTCATGATCCGCCAACGAAAAGAAGAGCCGGAAAAGGACATCCAATCCCTTTCCGAAGAGGCAAAAACCAAAGCATCGGACCTTGCCGGACCGCAGGAAGAAACAGACCAAAGCAACGTGGACGACCTGCTCAGCTCTCTCGGACTCGACTGA
- the mgtE gene encoding magnesium transporter yields MKAKEQGMPQLFEVQDDDRDERELEQHPADAAQHIEGLDISDQVKFVKQLPVKDAAASIAEMDSHDQVELVGALNAGFGARILEQMAPDDATDLLEQLEENQRKALLSNIKAEDRAELKTLLTFDPDTAGGVMNTEALILDQHLSADEAVQTIRQEVEDKEIPYYAYLVDDRDSLTGVVSLRDLLLARRGAQLKDLVKTQNLITVSYNIDKEEVARKIAHYNLLALPVVDFGNRLLGVVTVDDVIDIIHEEATEDMQTMVGAGADETTDSPVNFSVRKRLPWLIINVINSAIAAYVVHLFEPTISKMAILAALMHIVSNQAGNTGQQALAVMIRQLAVEKFDRRKAWIAVVRELKIGIVNGVMISLGVFLLLLVTTQDIRLASCMGIALIFDMLVGALFGASIPLILKEIGRDPAQASSIFLTTITDAFGFWSFLALAGWMLLG; encoded by the coding sequence ATGAAAGCAAAAGAGCAGGGCATGCCGCAACTGTTTGAGGTGCAGGATGACGATCGCGACGAGCGGGAGTTGGAGCAGCACCCGGCAGACGCAGCACAACATATTGAAGGGCTTGACATTTCTGATCAGGTCAAGTTCGTCAAACAACTCCCCGTCAAGGATGCGGCAGCATCCATTGCCGAGATGGATTCGCATGACCAGGTGGAGTTGGTTGGAGCGCTTAATGCTGGATTTGGTGCCAGGATTCTTGAACAGATGGCACCCGATGACGCAACCGACCTGCTCGAACAACTGGAAGAAAATCAGCGCAAGGCCCTGCTCAGCAATATAAAAGCCGAAGACAGGGCGGAACTCAAGACCCTGTTGACCTTTGATCCGGATACTGCCGGCGGTGTCATGAACACCGAGGCTCTGATTCTGGATCAGCATCTTTCTGCAGATGAAGCCGTTCAGACGATCCGTCAGGAAGTGGAAGACAAGGAAATTCCATACTATGCCTACTTGGTGGATGATCGCGACAGCCTGACCGGCGTGGTGTCGTTGCGTGATCTGCTGCTCGCGCGTCGCGGAGCTCAACTGAAGGATCTGGTTAAAACACAGAACCTGATCACGGTGAGTTATAACATCGACAAGGAAGAGGTGGCCCGGAAAATCGCGCACTACAATCTCTTGGCTCTGCCTGTGGTGGATTTCGGCAATCGCTTGCTGGGTGTTGTGACTGTTGATGACGTCATCGACATCATCCATGAAGAAGCGACTGAAGATATGCAGACCATGGTTGGTGCAGGTGCGGACGAGACCACGGATTCCCCGGTCAATTTTTCCGTAAGAAAACGCTTGCCCTGGCTGATCATCAACGTGATCAACTCGGCGATTGCGGCCTATGTTGTCCATCTTTTCGAGCCGACCATTTCCAAGATGGCCATTTTGGCGGCGCTCATGCATATTGTTTCCAATCAGGCTGGCAATACCGGACAGCAGGCCCTTGCCGTCATGATTCGTCAACTGGCCGTTGAAAAGTTCGACCGCAGGAAAGCGTGGATTGCCGTTGTGCGTGAACTCAAAATCGGTATTGTTAACGGAGTTATGATTTCTCTTGGGGTCTTTTTGCTGCTTCTGGTAACCACGCAGGACATCAGGCTGGCCTCGTGTATGGGCATAGCTCTGATTTTTGACATGCTGGTAGGGGCACTGTTCGGTGCTTCGATTCCGCTCATTCTCAAAGAGATCGGGCGCGATCCTGCGCAGGCTTCGAGTATCTTTTTGACAACAATTACAGATGCATTTGGGTTCTGGAGCTTTTTGGCCCTTGCCGGATGGATGCTTCTTGGTTGA
- the nadC gene encoding carboxylating nicotinate-nucleotide diphosphorylase, with translation MADKFEEFFQAESRMFLLALIRIALAEDGPDMTSQALFTDDDTAQAQIVAKQSTIVAGLPLIPLILEFGGEAQCRHMLNVDDGERVSEGTMVAALEGPAAYLLKVERVIMNFLCRLSGIAELTSRYVQQLQGTQTKLLDTRKTTPGLRYPEKYAVLVGGGLNHRKNLVEMLMLKDNHIDRAGGIAQAVNRLTAEYSPCPPIEVECRTIDEVKEAISCPVQRIMLDNMPPDTIKQALSMIPDTMESEVSGNISLDNIGSVAKLGPDFISVGKLTHSAPASDFSMQFVTTGA, from the coding sequence ATGGCAGACAAATTTGAAGAATTCTTTCAAGCAGAATCCAGAATGTTTCTGCTTGCGCTCATTCGCATAGCCTTGGCCGAAGACGGTCCGGACATGACCTCACAGGCCCTGTTCACGGATGACGACACCGCACAGGCGCAAATAGTAGCCAAGCAATCCACTATCGTGGCAGGCCTCCCTCTCATCCCTCTCATCCTCGAATTCGGCGGCGAAGCGCAATGCCGCCACATGCTCAACGTGGACGATGGTGAGCGCGTATCCGAAGGAACCATGGTCGCGGCGCTGGAAGGTCCTGCGGCATACCTTCTCAAGGTGGAACGCGTGATCATGAATTTTCTGTGCAGGCTTTCCGGCATTGCCGAACTTACTTCACGCTATGTGCAACAACTTCAAGGCACGCAAACAAAACTGCTGGACACCCGAAAAACGACCCCCGGGCTTCGTTACCCGGAAAAATACGCAGTCCTCGTGGGCGGCGGGCTCAACCATCGGAAAAACCTGGTGGAAATGCTCATGCTCAAGGACAACCATATCGACAGGGCCGGAGGCATTGCACAAGCGGTGAACAGACTTACGGCTGAATACTCCCCCTGTCCGCCCATCGAGGTCGAATGCCGCACCATAGACGAAGTCAAGGAAGCGATTTCCTGCCCTGTGCAACGCATCATGCTCGACAACATGCCCCCGGATACAATCAAACAGGCCCTGTCCATGATTCCCGACACCATGGAATCCGAGGTAAGCGGCAACATATCCCTTGATAATATCGGTTCGGTAGCCAAGCTCGGCCCAGACTTCATTTCCGTAGGCAAGTTGACCCACTCGGCCCCGGCCTCAGATTTCAGCATGCAATTCGTAACCACGGGAGCCTAA
- the nadA gene encoding quinolinate synthase NadA: MSGATEAITKIRQKMGDRLAILGHHYQSDAVMQHADISGDSLELARKIATLDAEHIVFCGVYFMAESAAILRRGNQKIHIPDTTASCPMADMALAGHVNRALTLLSEGGRSIVPLTYVNSSAAVKAVVGRWNGSVCTSANAQKMMRWALDKGDAVLFLPDRHLGWNTAEALDIPENERLVLGKKLIDGDPEQALDRDAAASARVLLWPGFCPIHEEFTMSAINEIRKNTPEAMVVVHPECPPAVTAAADANGSTSFIIKYVAEAPQGATIHIGTEANLVHRLRAQYRGKKDIVPLKTSYCEDMGKTTEENLATLLESIETVEPVDVPDAIRQPSRAALETMLTVCA; this comes from the coding sequence ATGTCCGGCGCAACCGAAGCCATCACGAAAATCCGCCAGAAAATGGGGGACCGGTTGGCCATCCTCGGACACCACTATCAATCAGACGCGGTAATGCAGCATGCGGACATCAGCGGCGATTCGCTGGAGCTTGCTCGCAAGATAGCAACGCTGGACGCAGAACATATCGTATTTTGCGGCGTTTATTTCATGGCTGAATCCGCAGCCATCCTGCGCCGTGGAAATCAGAAAATACACATCCCCGACACCACAGCTTCGTGCCCCATGGCCGACATGGCCCTTGCAGGGCATGTAAACCGGGCGCTGACTCTCCTGTCCGAGGGCGGACGTTCGATCGTTCCACTCACCTATGTCAACTCCTCTGCGGCGGTAAAAGCCGTTGTGGGTCGATGGAACGGATCGGTCTGCACATCCGCCAACGCGCAAAAAATGATGCGATGGGCACTGGACAAGGGAGACGCGGTGCTCTTCCTTCCGGATCGGCATCTCGGATGGAACACGGCCGAAGCTCTGGACATCCCTGAAAACGAACGCCTTGTGCTGGGCAAGAAACTCATTGACGGTGACCCGGAACAGGCTCTGGACCGTGACGCAGCGGCTTCAGCCCGCGTTCTGCTCTGGCCCGGTTTCTGTCCCATTCATGAAGAATTCACGATGAGCGCCATCAATGAAATCCGCAAAAACACACCCGAGGCAATGGTGGTGGTGCATCCGGAATGCCCTCCTGCGGTCACGGCGGCCGCCGATGCCAACGGCTCCACCTCCTTCATCATCAAGTATGTCGCCGAGGCTCCGCAGGGAGCAACAATCCATATTGGCACGGAAGCAAACCTCGTACATCGTCTACGCGCCCAATACAGAGGGAAAAAGGACATTGTTCCACTGAAAACGAGCTATTGCGAGGACATGGGAAAAACCACCGAAGAAAACCTCGCAACTCTTCTCGAATCAATAGAAACAGTCGAGCCGGTGGATGTTCCCGACGCCATCCGCCAGCCATCCAGAGCAGCCCTGGAAACCATGCTCACTGTCTGCGCATAG